One part of the Treponema peruense genome encodes these proteins:
- a CDS encoding YgiQ family radical SAM protein: protein MSSEFLPVTLKELNERGIAQPDFVFVSGDAYVDHASFAAALLGRLLEANGYSVGIIAQPDWHSPQPFTVFGRPRLAFLVSAGAMDSMVSNYTANNKPRSEDAYAHGGVAGHRPDRALVQYTARIREAYKGGPVIIGGIEASLRRCAHYDYWSNTVKRSVLLDSKADLLIYGMGEHAILEIAQKLAEGIPVRQIRDVRGTCWYTGKKDELPPYVEPLEEQTLAVENCSAREIPEATFIAANAGKEELKSMPIIAAGVPQNTAIMLPPFAAVSKNTSSSKELFALSYIVQEQNTDAINGRTLIEPSESRYVVQNPASLPLTTKEFDALYELPFTRRWHPMYDVPAENKKTGVPALAEVKFSLTSCRGCFGACSFCAITFHQGRRIQSRSGDSLVREARTMTEDADFKGYIHDVGGPTANFRHDACDLQKKNGACKNRDCLGTNPCKNVKADHTEYLDILRRLKSLPKVKKVFIRSGIRFDYLLMDKNREFFYELCRDHVSGQLKVAPEHTDDGVLRLMRKSTHSVYEEFSREYAKINSELNKKQYLVPYYIAGHPGAGLNEAIEVALYLKKTGFVPDQVQDFYPTPGSLATCMYYTGFNPHETTPDGHLERVYVARGGHERRLQRALLQFNRSENIPLVKEALRTAGREDLLSVFYPRSFRR from the coding sequence ATGTCCAGTGAATTTTTACCTGTAACCTTAAAGGAACTCAATGAGCGCGGAATTGCGCAGCCCGATTTTGTGTTTGTAAGCGGAGATGCCTATGTAGACCATGCATCTTTTGCGGCAGCCCTTTTGGGAAGACTTCTTGAAGCAAACGGATATTCCGTGGGAATTATTGCACAACCCGACTGGCATTCCCCGCAGCCGTTTACGGTTTTTGGACGGCCGCGTCTGGCATTTCTTGTAAGCGCAGGTGCCATGGACAGCATGGTTTCAAATTATACGGCAAACAACAAGCCGCGTTCAGAAGATGCCTATGCCCACGGAGGAGTTGCCGGCCACAGACCAGACCGAGCACTTGTTCAGTATACGGCAAGAATAAGGGAAGCGTACAAGGGGGGTCCCGTAATTATAGGCGGAATCGAAGCGTCTTTACGCAGATGCGCACACTACGATTACTGGTCAAACACGGTAAAGCGCTCGGTGCTTCTTGACTCAAAGGCCGATCTTCTCATTTACGGAATGGGCGAACACGCAATTTTGGAAATAGCACAGAAACTTGCCGAAGGAATTCCTGTAAGACAGATTCGTGATGTACGCGGAACCTGCTGGTATACCGGAAAAAAAGACGAGCTTCCGCCATATGTAGAACCGCTTGAAGAACAGACGCTTGCTGTAGAAAACTGCAGCGCGCGCGAAATTCCCGAAGCGACTTTCATTGCGGCAAATGCAGGAAAAGAAGAATTGAAGAGCATGCCAATAATTGCAGCCGGCGTTCCACAGAACACAGCAATTATGCTCCCGCCGTTTGCCGCAGTTTCAAAAAATACATCATCTTCAAAAGAACTGTTCGCGCTCTCATACATTGTGCAGGAACAAAACACCGACGCCATAAACGGCCGCACGCTCATAGAACCGAGTGAAAGCCGCTATGTCGTGCAGAACCCGGCGTCGCTTCCACTTACGACAAAGGAATTCGACGCGCTGTACGAACTTCCGTTTACAAGACGCTGGCACCCTATGTATGATGTTCCGGCAGAAAACAAAAAGACAGGAGTACCGGCTCTTGCAGAAGTAAAATTCAGTCTTACGAGCTGCCGCGGTTGTTTCGGAGCATGCAGTTTCTGCGCAATAACTTTTCACCAGGGACGCAGAATACAGTCCCGCAGCGGCGACAGTCTTGTACGTGAAGCGCGCACAATGACAGAAGATGCCGACTTTAAAGGATACATTCATGATGTAGGCGGACCCACTGCAAACTTCAGGCACGATGCATGCGACCTTCAGAAAAAAAACGGCGCCTGTAAAAACCGCGACTGTCTTGGAACAAACCCGTGCAAAAACGTAAAGGCAGACCACACCGAATACCTGGACATTCTGCGCCGCTTGAAGTCCCTTCCTAAAGTAAAAAAAGTTTTTATCAGAAGCGGAATCCGTTTTGACTATCTGCTTATGGACAAAAACCGTGAATTTTTTTATGAACTTTGCCGCGACCATGTTTCGGGCCAGTTAAAAGTCGCACCGGAACACACAGATGACGGAGTGCTTCGTCTTATGAGAAAAAGTACGCATTCTGTTTACGAAGAGTTTTCGCGTGAGTATGCAAAAATAAATTCAGAGTTGAATAAAAAGCAGTATCTTGTTCCTTATTATATTGCGGGTCACCCCGGAGCCGGACTTAACGAAGCAATTGAAGTTGCGCTTTATTTGAAAAAGACAGGCTTTGTTCCCGACCAGGTACAGGACTTTTATCCAACCCCCGGAAGTCTTGCAACGTGCATGTATTACACAGGCTTTAATCCTCATGAAACAACTCCTGACGGTCATCTTGAACGTGTATATGTCGCAAGGGGAGGTCATGAAAGGCGTCTGCAGAGGGCGCTTCTTCAGTTCAACCGCAGTGAAAATATTCCGCTTGTAAAAGAAGCATTAAGAACTGCCGGCCGCGAAGATTTGCTTTCTGTTTTTTACCCGCGTTCTTTCAGAAGATAA
- the gatB gene encoding Asp-tRNA(Asn)/Glu-tRNA(Gln) amidotransferase subunit GatB, with amino-acid sequence MAIDKWEIVIGCEIHTQLLTKTKAFCACENRYGGMPNTRVCPVCLGLPGAMPRVSKGYVELGSVAGLALNCNISRFTKFDRKHYFYPDLAKGYQITQYDLPLCTDGYVDLPMSKYPEDEREGGAKCRSKNFKGDDCIVDNGKYRRVRVERIHLEEDVGKSLHLPGKHSYIDYNRSGTPLIEIVTKPDMTSPEEAALFMETVQEILRYVKVTNGNLEEGNMRCDANINLNVWEDGKLWHTPISEIKNLNSFRSIRDACTYEAQRQLKEFQEDRQEFNPGFKVTMGWDEEHGKTVIQRTKNSFVDYRFVVEPDIKPFTVEESIIERAAKRVGELPEAKRTRLKKEYGLSDFDVETLTSSRDLAMWFEEAAAGTKDAKRTANIILTELLAKLNEEKKTISDVNITPAHISELVNAIDSKKISSAQGKIVFAKMLETAKMPSQIIKEEGMEVVSDNNAIEAIVDKVISANEKAVSDFKSGKTNVLGWLVGQVMKESHGKANPAMAKELVEKKLSAL; translated from the coding sequence ATGGCTATAGATAAATGGGAAATTGTAATCGGCTGCGAAATTCACACCCAGCTTCTTACAAAAACAAAGGCATTCTGTGCATGTGAAAACCGTTACGGCGGAATGCCAAACACACGAGTCTGTCCTGTATGTCTTGGACTTCCGGGAGCAATGCCGCGTGTAAGCAAAGGCTATGTTGAACTTGGTTCTGTCGCAGGTCTTGCACTCAACTGCAATATTTCGCGCTTTACAAAGTTTGACCGCAAGCACTATTTTTACCCCGACCTTGCCAAAGGATACCAGATTACACAGTACGACCTTCCTTTGTGTACTGACGGCTACGTTGACCTTCCAATGTCAAAGTATCCCGAAGACGAGCGTGAAGGCGGTGCAAAATGCCGCAGCAAAAACTTTAAGGGAGACGACTGCATCGTTGACAACGGAAAATACCGCCGTGTTCGCGTAGAAAGGATTCACCTCGAAGAAGACGTAGGTAAATCGCTTCACCTTCCGGGAAAACATTCTTACATTGACTACAACCGCTCAGGAACACCGCTTATAGAAATTGTTACAAAACCTGACATGACAAGTCCTGAAGAAGCAGCCCTTTTTATGGAAACTGTTCAGGAAATTCTGCGCTATGTAAAAGTTACAAACGGTAACCTCGAAGAAGGAAACATGAGATGCGATGCCAACATTAACCTTAATGTCTGGGAAGACGGAAAGCTCTGGCACACACCTATTTCTGAAATCAAAAACCTTAACTCATTCCGTTCCATCCGCGACGCATGCACATACGAAGCACAGAGACAGCTTAAGGAATTTCAGGAAGACAGACAGGAATTCAATCCTGGCTTTAAGGTAACAATGGGCTGGGACGAAGAACACGGAAAAACCGTTATCCAGCGTACAAAGAATTCTTTTGTTGACTACCGCTTTGTTGTAGAGCCCGACATAAAGCCGTTTACCGTAGAAGAAAGCATCATCGAGCGCGCCGCAAAACGTGTAGGTGAACTTCCCGAAGCAAAGAGAACGCGCCTCAAAAAAGAGTACGGTCTTTCTGACTTTGATGTAGAAACACTTACTTCTTCACGCGATCTTGCAATGTGGTTTGAAGAAGCCGCAGCCGGAACAAAAGATGCCAAGCGAACTGCAAACATTATTCTTACGGAACTTCTTGCAAAGCTCAACGAAGAAAAGAAAACAATAAGCGACGTAAACATTACGCCGGCCCATATTTCTGAACTTGTAAACGCAATTGACTCAAAGAAGATTTCTTCTGCACAGGGAAAAATTGTTTTTGCAAAGATGCTCGAAACTGCAAAAATGCCTTCACAGATTATCAAAGAAGAAGGCATGGAAGTTGTAAGCGACAACAATGCAATAGAAGCAATTGTAGACAAGGTAATTTCTGCAAATGAAAAAGCCGTTTCTGACTTCAAGAGCGGAAAAACAAACGTTCTGGGCTGGCTGGTGGGTCAGGTCATGAAAGAGTCACACGGAAAGGCAAACCCTGCAATGGCAAAAGAACTTGTAGAAAAGAAACTTTCTGCACTGTAA
- the gatA gene encoding Asp-tRNA(Asn)/Glu-tRNA(Gln) amidotransferase subunit GatA, giving the protein MQTIKETIAALKAGTTTSAALVKKSMDVFEADKKSALPLNAFLEIYDDALSLAAKADEEIGAARAKGDEALNELFSKKPLLGLPFANKDNISVRGKALTCSSKILKGYVAPYSATVINRLTEAGAIPLGRCNQDEFAMGSSTEYSVYGPTRNPINRDYVSGGSSGGSTAAVAANQALFGLGTETGGSVRLPASYCGIYGLKPTYGVLSRWGVVAYGSSLDQVGILGHTPQDIALPLSVMSGVDMYDDTSADLPEAHSLADLKPYADFAKLKIAVPKQFLETKGMDADVSKVFEDTRKWFESKGAKIETVDLPILEASIASYYVIALSEAASNLSRFDGIRYGNRVDNEKGYDELYIDTRSEGFGPEVKRRIIIGNYVLSEQFSGDTYKKGMSVRARIQREIAALFESYDIILCPTCPTPAFKLGQKVDDPLSMYLSDLFTTFVNLSRIPSISVPAGKTSEANGSMPVGIQFAGPMFSDAKILSIAQVWEDEHPGSGKPVSEVE; this is encoded by the coding sequence ATGCAGACAATAAAAGAAACCATCGCTGCTCTCAAGGCAGGAACTACGACCAGCGCCGCGCTTGTTAAAAAATCAATGGATGTTTTTGAAGCAGACAAAAAATCGGCCCTTCCACTTAACGCATTTCTTGAAATATATGATGACGCACTTTCACTTGCTGCAAAGGCAGATGAAGAGATTGGCGCGGCCAGAGCAAAAGGAGACGAAGCCCTTAACGAGCTGTTCAGCAAAAAGCCGCTTCTGGGACTTCCTTTTGCAAACAAAGACAATATTTCTGTGCGCGGAAAAGCACTCACCTGCTCTTCCAAAATTCTTAAGGGATATGTTGCACCTTACAGTGCTACTGTAATAAACAGGCTTACAGAAGCAGGCGCTATTCCGCTGGGACGCTGCAATCAGGATGAATTTGCAATGGGTTCTTCTACGGAATATTCAGTTTACGGACCTACACGCAATCCAATTAACCGCGACTATGTTTCGGGCGGATCTTCGGGCGGATCAACAGCTGCAGTTGCCGCAAACCAGGCTCTATTTGGTCTTGGAACAGAAACAGGAGGATCGGTAAGACTTCCTGCAAGTTACTGCGGAATTTACGGTCTTAAACCTACATACGGTGTTCTTTCGCGCTGGGGTGTTGTAGCTTACGGTTCTTCTCTTGACCAGGTGGGAATTCTTGGCCACACTCCGCAGGATATTGCTCTTCCACTTTCTGTAATGAGCGGCGTAGACATGTACGACGACACTTCGGCAGATCTTCCCGAAGCACACTCACTTGCAGACTTAAAGCCGTACGCCGACTTTGCAAAACTTAAGATTGCCGTTCCAAAGCAGTTCCTTGAAACAAAGGGAATGGACGCTGATGTTTCTAAAGTTTTTGAAGACACACGCAAATGGTTTGAATCAAAGGGCGCAAAAATAGAAACAGTTGATCTTCCCATTCTTGAAGCATCAATTGCCTCTTACTATGTAATTGCACTTTCAGAAGCCGCCAGCAACTTAAGCCGCTTTGACGGAATCCGCTACGGAAACCGCGTTGACAACGAAAAAGGCTATGATGAACTTTACATAGATACACGTTCAGAAGGTTTTGGTCCCGAAGTAAAACGCAGAATAATTATAGGAAACTATGTTCTTTCAGAGCAGTTCTCGGGCGATACTTACAAAAAAGGAATGTCTGTAAGAGCAAGAATCCAGAGGGAAATTGCTGCCCTTTTTGAATCTTACGATATTATCCTTTGTCCTACCTGCCCTACACCTGCATTCAAACTGGGACAAAAAGTAGACGATCCTCTTTCGATGTACCTGAGCGACCTTTTTACCACTTTTGTAAATCTTTCCAGAATACCGTCAATTTCTGTTCCGGCAGGAAAGACTTCAGAAGCGAACGGAAGCATGCCTGTTGGAATCCAGTTTGCAGGACCAATGTTCAGCGACGCAAAGATTCTGAGCATTGCACAGGTTTGGGAAGACGAACATCCCGGCTCTGGAAAACCCGTTTCGGAGGTTGAATAA
- the gatC gene encoding Asp-tRNA(Asn)/Glu-tRNA(Gln) amidotransferase subunit GatC translates to MNDTKRTVNEDTLEKLLYLSRLSPESTDMVTLKKQVDEIVGYFDILSKYDDSENPYDAYPTTTAEKLREDQIVQGLEMHDVKKVSEHFLDGYFQVPKVLGEGA, encoded by the coding sequence ATGAACGACACAAAACGTACAGTTAACGAAGATACACTCGAAAAGCTTTTGTATCTTTCCAGACTTTCACCTGAAAGCACCGACATGGTGACACTTAAGAAACAGGTAGACGAAATCGTCGGATACTTCGACATTCTTTCAAAATACGATGACAGCGAAAATCCTTACGACGCATACCCGACCACTACTGCCGAAAAACTGCGTGAAGACCAGATTGTTCAGGGTCTTGAAATGCACGACGTTAAAAAAGTCAGCGAGCACTTTTTGGACGGGTACTTCCAGGTCCCGAAAGTTCTTGGAGAGGGAGCCTGA
- a CDS encoding ATP-dependent helicase → MLADDYLGVLNSEQRAAVEHTGSPLLILAGAGSGKTRVITTKIAWLIRECQVDPVGILAVTFTKKAASEMQERAVNIEERARFAQIRTFHSFGAYFLRKHAGLAGVDKNFTVYDDDDMITLLCKAVPSLTKKDASRLAHKISLAKDYCLSPDSPELEQIEADPEFADIYASYQKRLRDTGNVDFGDLIMLPYEILRDNEFIRRETHSRYKVIMVDEYQDSNVAQFKFLQLLSGVDEGSGTYVCVVGDDDQSIYKFRGAEVQNILNFQEHFPGTKLIRLETNYRSHAEILACADSVVKNNSGRLGKTLVAARGKGKKPVMVFLPTQDDETQFCAELIMQAADAGVPYSNWAVLYRTNAQSLGFESEFLHQKIPYQIVGSLKFYEREEIKDALAWLSFTANPRDEISFRRIVNKPARGIGATTQDRIVAAGTGSSLVFAAQKMKLSKKAAEGMEKFCSLFNSLNEMIPDEESAEANTGTSESEANLSEFVKEAVIKSGLLDYHREQDEITGTQKEENLHELMNSAVPYKCTRQGLLEFLDHINLDRTLDLQNENSDEDRVTLITLHNTKGLEFPRVIITGMEGGIFPREDKTEAELEEERRLLYVGITRAKDELYFTSCRSRRLYGQIKYMSPSPFLAEIAPSLVRVLGEKPASLGFGADDVPPEAKKYKKGTLVYHDDYGHGEIIATSKDSEGEYVVTVSFETGGIKKFLPKYQSSSLLVEDTDF, encoded by the coding sequence ATGTTGGCAGATGACTATCTTGGCGTACTGAACAGTGAACAGAGGGCCGCAGTTGAACACACAGGCTCTCCTCTTTTGATTCTGGCAGGCGCAGGTTCAGGAAAGACACGCGTTATTACTACAAAAATTGCCTGGCTCATAAGGGAATGCCAGGTTGACCCGGTCGGAATTCTTGCAGTTACTTTTACAAAAAAAGCCGCTTCTGAAATGCAGGAACGCGCAGTAAACATAGAAGAACGCGCACGTTTTGCACAAATCCGCACATTCCATTCATTCGGTGCATATTTTTTAAGAAAGCATGCCGGACTTGCAGGCGTTGACAAAAATTTTACAGTTTACGATGACGATGACATGATAACACTTTTGTGCAAGGCTGTTCCGTCCCTTACAAAAAAAGATGCTTCACGCCTGGCACATAAAATTTCACTTGCAAAAGATTACTGTCTTTCACCTGACTCTCCAGAACTTGAACAGATTGAAGCCGACCCCGAATTTGCTGACATTTATGCTTCTTACCAGAAACGCCTGCGCGACACAGGAAATGTGGACTTTGGGGATTTAATAATGCTTCCGTACGAAATTCTGCGCGACAATGAATTTATAAGACGCGAAACCCACAGCCGCTACAAAGTGATTATGGTAGACGAATACCAGGACTCCAACGTCGCGCAATTTAAGTTTCTGCAGCTTTTGTCAGGCGTGGACGAAGGTTCGGGAACATACGTCTGCGTTGTAGGTGACGATGACCAGAGCATTTACAAATTCCGCGGAGCAGAAGTACAGAACATTCTGAACTTTCAGGAGCATTTTCCCGGAACAAAACTTATACGCCTTGAAACAAACTACCGCTCCCATGCAGAAATTCTTGCCTGTGCAGACAGTGTCGTAAAAAATAATTCGGGCAGGCTGGGAAAAACGCTGGTTGCAGCTCGCGGTAAAGGAAAAAAGCCCGTCATGGTTTTTCTGCCGACGCAGGATGATGAAACCCAGTTTTGCGCGGAACTCATTATGCAGGCAGCAGACGCCGGTGTTCCGTACAGCAACTGGGCCGTTCTTTACAGAACAAACGCGCAGTCACTCGGTTTTGAATCTGAATTCCTTCACCAGAAAATTCCCTACCAGATTGTAGGTTCGCTTAAGTTTTACGAAAGGGAAGAAATAAAAGATGCACTTGCCTGGCTTTCGTTTACGGCAAACCCGCGCGATGAAATTTCTTTCAGAAGAATTGTAAACAAACCTGCCCGCGGAATAGGCGCCACTACACAGGACAGAATCGTTGCTGCAGGAACAGGTTCTTCACTTGTATTTGCTGCACAAAAAATGAAACTTTCAAAAAAAGCCGCTGAAGGCATGGAAAAATTCTGCAGTTTGTTCAACTCGCTCAATGAAATGATTCCCGATGAAGAATCTGCTGAAGCAAATACCGGCACGTCTGAATCTGAGGCAAATCTGTCTGAGTTTGTAAAAGAAGCTGTAATAAAGTCGGGACTTCTGGACTACCACCGTGAACAAGACGAAATAACCGGTACGCAGAAAGAAGAAAACCTTCACGAACTTATGAACAGCGCTGTTCCGTACAAATGCACGCGCCAGGGGCTTCTTGAATTTCTTGACCACATTAATCTTGACCGCACGCTTGACCTTCAGAACGAAAACTCCGATGAAGACCGCGTTACGCTTATCACGCTTCACAACACAAAGGGACTTGAGTTCCCCAGGGTAATTATTACCGGCATGGAAGGCGGAATTTTCCCGCGCGAAGACAAAACAGAAGCCGAACTCGAAGAAGAACGCAGGCTGCTTTACGTTGGAATTACGCGTGCAAAGGATGAACTTTATTTTACATCGTGTCGCTCCCGCAGACTTTACGGACAGATTAAATACATGAGTCCAAGTCCTTTTCTTGCAGAAATTGCTCCGTCGCTCGTAAGGGTGCTTGGTGAAAAACCTGCATCCCTTGGTTTTGGAGCAGATGATGTTCCGCCTGAAGCAAAAAAATACAAAAAAGGAACTCTTGTTTACCACGATGATTACGGTCACGGTGAAATTATTGCAACTTCAAAAGACAGCGAAGGGGAATACGTTGTAACCGTAAGTTTTGAAACCGGCGGAATAAAAAAATTTCTTCCCAAATACCAGTCATCATCCCTTCTTGTAGAAGATACTGATTTTTAG
- the rimO gene encoding 30S ribosomal protein S12 methylthiotransferase RimO: MTKTFFLDQHGCAKNQVDGEIIISRLENMGLKRVSDSSEADIIIVNSCGFIESAKKESLDSLMDARKCHPKAKILLAGCLAERYADVFRTELPEADGIFGNGDLSLIDGTVQSLFEDERPVLTPPQKGVCCGERNTLLSFKGSAFVKITEGCDNRCTFCAIPVIRGELRSRNADDIVKEIKSLSDGGVKEINLIGQDLAAYGCGKTDDVFATGANWHDVIYKGLAAPISSDADFTKKHGYSPLHDLMVKISALEGDFKIRLLYIHPDHFNPDILEVMKKDSRFLPYFDIPFQSGDTQIIHAMNRKGSAESYEALVALIRRELPESCIRTTFLTGFPGETEENALATKEFLAKIRSDWSGCFDYSREEDTPAYSMKGRVSSKKAKARAEELKKIQAQITRESLASRCGKTYDVLIEEVLSPAEGETDCFAIGRAWFDAPEVDGSVVVRFDSDDENAVNAVVPGAVVKVQAQSSSDVDISGDYVGR, translated from the coding sequence TTGACTAAGACTTTTTTTCTTGACCAGCACGGTTGTGCAAAAAATCAGGTTGACGGCGAAATCATTATTTCCAGACTTGAAAACATGGGACTAAAAAGAGTCAGTGACAGCAGTGAAGCAGACATTATTATTGTAAACAGTTGCGGTTTTATTGAAAGCGCAAAAAAAGAAAGCCTTGATTCCCTCATGGACGCAAGAAAATGTCACCCAAAAGCAAAAATTCTTCTGGCAGGCTGTCTTGCCGAACGCTATGCAGATGTTTTCAGGACAGAACTTCCCGAAGCAGACGGAATATTCGGCAACGGAGATCTTTCTCTCATAGACGGTACTGTTCAGTCTCTTTTTGAAGACGAAAGGCCGGTTCTTACACCACCGCAAAAAGGCGTATGCTGCGGCGAACGGAACACGCTTCTTTCGTTCAAAGGCAGTGCTTTTGTAAAAATTACCGAAGGCTGCGACAACCGCTGCACTTTCTGCGCAATTCCCGTAATCAGGGGAGAACTGCGGTCAAGAAATGCAGATGACATTGTAAAAGAAATCAAATCGCTTTCTGATGGCGGTGTAAAAGAAATAAATCTTATTGGCCAGGATTTGGCTGCGTACGGCTGCGGAAAAACCGACGACGTTTTTGCAACAGGTGCAAACTGGCACGATGTAATTTACAAAGGACTTGCAGCACCTATCAGTTCAGATGCAGACTTTACAAAAAAACACGGTTATTCACCGCTGCATGACCTTATGGTTAAAATAAGCGCACTCGAAGGCGATTTTAAGATAAGGCTTTTGTACATTCACCCCGACCACTTTAACCCAGACATTCTTGAAGTAATGAAAAAAGATTCACGCTTTTTGCCCTACTTTGACATTCCGTTCCAGTCGGGTGACACTCAGATAATACACGCAATGAACAGAAAAGGTTCAGCAGAATCTTACGAAGCACTTGTTGCCCTTATAAGACGCGAACTTCCCGAAAGCTGCATACGCACAACTTTTCTTACAGGTTTCCCCGGTGAAACAGAGGAAAACGCCCTTGCCACAAAAGAGTTCCTTGCAAAAATAAGAAGCGACTGGTCGGGCTGTTTTGACTATAGCAGAGAAGAAGACACTCCGGCTTATTCCATGAAAGGCCGCGTAAGTTCAAAAAAAGCAAAGGCACGCGCAGAAGAACTCAAAAAAATTCAGGCTCAGATTACAAGAGAATCTCTTGCTTCACGCTGCGGAAAAACATACGATGTTCTTATAGAAGAAGTTCTGTCACCGGCAGAAGGCGAAACCGACTGTTTTGCAATAGGACGCGCATGGTTTGATGCCCCTGAAGTAGACGGAAGCGTTGTTGTGCGCTTTGACAGTGACGATGAAAATGCCGTAAATGCCGTTGTTCCGGGTGCTGTCGTAAAAGTACAGGCACAAAGCTCGAGCGATGTTGACATTAGCGGAGACTATGTTGGCAGATGA
- a CDS encoding helix-turn-helix domain-containing protein, with product MESYGEILRKQREEKGYDFEEVSQKTCIPRNYIEALEKEDTDVFSSETYIVGFLKNYCDFLEIDSAKIISLFKAKKTQEQPVPTELLEKSTPKHLVLIIWIAAAAVLIATGLYLYFGLFNVPQKKIEKENEIVEKSRTHQYTFSGKPETRRLYKGDQILIAPKTGKGNIILTVSNTLGNLTLQTPSGSQIIELSEERELDIDGDRQGDIVIYLSDVSSKDGAHGAETRMFLKDPSLVVIDDTEAEQTNVSEIPVQAVVKTTSKQTVILEDTRAYPFTVNVSFRGSCVFRYRVDRQQSVEDYYKSGGIVNVTASNGIRLWMSNINAMKIQIIADTSTYDLEVGRAGQIKVEDIKWVRDNDGKYRLVVVELD from the coding sequence ATGGAAAGCTATGGTGAAATTTTAAGAAAACAAAGAGAAGAAAAGGGATACGATTTTGAAGAAGTTTCCCAGAAGACATGTATTCCGCGCAATTATATAGAAGCACTTGAAAAAGAAGATACAGATGTTTTTTCAAGCGAAACTTACATCGTAGGATTTCTTAAAAATTACTGCGACTTTCTTGAAATAGATTCAGCCAAAATAATCAGTCTGTTCAAAGCAAAAAAAACTCAGGAACAGCCTGTACCAACCGAACTTCTTGAAAAAAGTACGCCAAAGCATCTTGTTTTGATTATCTGGATTGCGGCAGCTGCCGTTCTTATTGCAACAGGCCTTTACCTTTACTTTGGTCTCTTTAATGTTCCGCAGAAAAAAATCGAAAAAGAAAATGAAATTGTAGAAAAGTCTCGCACGCACCAGTACACTTTCAGCGGCAAGCCAGAAACACGCAGGCTTTACAAAGGCGACCAGATTCTTATTGCACCAAAAACCGGCAAAGGCAACATCATTCTTACAGTAAGCAACACTCTGGGCAACCTTACACTCCAGACTCCTTCGGGGTCTCAGATTATTGAACTGAGCGAAGAACGCGAACTGGACATTGACGGTGACAGACAGGGAGACATCGTAATCTACCTGAGCGACGTAAGTTCAAAAGACGGTGCCCACGGTGCCGAAACAAGAATGTTCCTTAAAGATCCGTCACTTGTTGTGATTGACGATACCGAAGCAGAACAGACAAACGTTTCAGAAATCCCTGTTCAGGCTGTAGTAAAAACAACTTCAAAGCAGACTGTAATTTTGGAAGATACAAGAGCGTATCCGTTTACAGTAAATGTTTCGTTCAGAGGCTCATGTGTGTTCCGCTACAGGGTAGACAGACAGCAGAGCGTGGAAGACTACTACAAGAGCGGCGGAATTGTAAACGTAACTGCAAGCAACGGAATCCGCCTTTGGATGAGCAACATCAATGCAATGAAAATTCAGATTATCGCAGATACTTCAACCTATGACCTCGAAGTAGGAAGAGCCGGTCAGATTAAGGTAGAAGACATTAAATGGGTACGCGACAATGACGGAAAATACAGGCTTGTGGTGGTAGAACTTGACTAA
- a CDS encoding LolA family protein, with the protein MKKYILSFVAMFFCAVLGAQKITTAGDFFKTISDYYATIHDYEVDADISIGKQKMQGKVSFKRPEMLRIDFTDPAEQVLLFNGDMLTIYLPGSQAILEQSVDKNGATAATVQGLNLMRRYYTIAYESGQDSVPLDEGSDEMVVNLMLYSRSTSEAFSTIRLSISPDEKLIRRVVATTAQNETYTFDFYNYNLNTNMTDQRFIYDPPSSANTYNNFLFAE; encoded by the coding sequence ATGAAAAAATACATTCTTTCCTTTGTAGCAATGTTTTTCTGTGCAGTTCTTGGCGCGCAGAAAATTACTACGGCAGGAGATTTTTTTAAGACAATAAGCGACTATTATGCCACAATCCACGACTACGAGGTTGATGCAGATATTTCTATAGGCAAGCAGAAAATGCAGGGAAAAGTAAGTTTCAAGCGGCCGGAAATGTTGCGCATTGACTTTACAGACCCTGCCGAACAGGTTCTTCTGTTCAACGGCGATATGCTTACAATTTACCTTCCCGGCTCACAGGCAATTCTTGAGCAGTCCGTAGACAAAAACGGAGCTACGGCCGCGACTGTACAGGGACTAAACCTTATGCGCAGATACTACACGATTGCTTATGAAAGCGGACAGGACTCTGTTCCACTCGACGAAGGAAGCGATGAAATGGTCGTTAACCTCATGCTTTACAGCCGTTCAACTTCGGAAGCGTTTTCTACAATCAGGCTTTCTATCAGTCCCGACGAAAAGCTTATAAGACGCGTTGTAGCAACCACTGCGCAGAACGAAACCTATACCTTTGACTTTTACAATTACAATCTCAATACAAACATGACGGACCAGCGCTTCATTTACGACCCGCCTTCATCCGCAAACACTTACAACAATTTTCTTTTTGCGGAGTAA